One region of Microbacterium sufflavum genomic DNA includes:
- a CDS encoding carbohydrate ABC transporter permease yields MTNATMPAGSVRAPRRRRAEDVAGLGRARATLFAAPGLLLIGLFLLFPAIWTVYLGMTNYRLTGFAAANPQFVGLDNFSTALNDPRFWNSLWLTLVFVLVSGIIGQTVLGFALAWMLRNVRPGVKTFIETLVLAAWVIPASVASFLWLALLDRRTGTLNALLGTEGAAWLIEHPMECIIIFNIWVGTAFSMQLFSSAISAVPPSQLESARMVGANTWQQLRDVILPNIKGHLLTNTLLITLWTFNTFTPYLLTAGGPNGQTDILSVYIYQTAIPGGQLGLGAAISLIMLLINLVIALMYTRVSRGANPKKKKVRS; encoded by the coding sequence ATGACGAATGCAACGATGCCGGCGGGGAGCGTCCGCGCTCCCCGCCGGCGCCGCGCGGAGGACGTCGCCGGTCTGGGGCGCGCCAGGGCGACGCTGTTCGCGGCCCCCGGGCTCCTCCTGATCGGCCTGTTCCTCCTCTTCCCCGCGATCTGGACCGTCTACCTGGGGATGACGAACTACCGGCTCACCGGCTTCGCGGCCGCCAACCCGCAGTTCGTCGGCCTGGACAACTTCTCCACCGCGCTGAACGACCCGCGGTTCTGGAACTCCCTGTGGCTCACGCTCGTGTTCGTGCTCGTCTCGGGCATCATCGGGCAGACCGTGCTCGGATTCGCGCTGGCGTGGATGCTGCGCAACGTCCGTCCCGGCGTCAAGACCTTCATCGAGACGCTCGTGCTCGCGGCCTGGGTCATCCCGGCCTCGGTCGCCTCGTTCCTGTGGCTCGCCCTGCTCGACCGCCGCACCGGCACGCTCAACGCCCTGCTCGGCACCGAGGGTGCCGCCTGGCTGATCGAGCATCCGATGGAGTGCATCATCATCTTCAACATCTGGGTCGGGACCGCGTTCTCGATGCAGCTGTTCTCGTCCGCCATCAGCGCCGTGCCGCCGTCGCAGCTGGAGAGCGCCCGCATGGTCGGCGCCAACACGTGGCAGCAGCTGCGCGACGTGATCCTGCCCAACATCAAGGGGCACCTGCTCACCAACACGCTGCTGATCACGCTGTGGACGTTCAACACGTTCACGCCGTACCTGCTGACCGCGGGCGGCCCCAACGGGCAGACCGACATCCTCTCGGTGTACATCTACCAGACCGCGATCCCGGGCGGACAGCTCGGCCTCGGTGCGGCGATCTCGCTCATCATGCTCCTGATCAACCTCGTGATCGCGCTGATGTACACGCGCGTCTCCCGGGGTGCGAATCCGAAGAAGAAGAAGGTGCGCTCATGA
- a CDS encoding extracellular solute-binding protein codes for MVTQGKRRLLAAFALTTVGAVVLAGCSGGSEPEAEESTGPVTLTLTTNSITGGKNAAEADWIADWVVPEFEKAMEEDGKDVTVEFQPQGVDDEDYKTKIALDLQSGKGADIIGMDGIWVGEFAEAGYIKPLAEVGGDAVDDWDGWGQIPDAVQSALSFDGDRYGVPQGADGRVLYYNKDLFAQAGLDEDWAPESWDDILDAAKDLKKIDGVTPIQLNAGTAMGEATTMQGLLPMLVGTGEQVYEDGKWIGATDGMQEVLDLYKTIYVDEGLGDPVLQQEASGRDTSFQLFAEGKIGILLEGDYFWRSVINPAEGVGTAPMANRDEVVGYAKIPAVEPGEGIKGQDFVSMSGGTGRVLNPNSKHAELAWELLAFMNSPEAYEARAAGTLAISPRDDVNEKLLSSDPMLTFVSQEVLPITAYRPGLAAYPQVSVLLQQATLDVATGTSVDDALKTYVRGLEGVVGPDAISE; via the coding sequence ATGGTCACGCAAGGAAAGCGCCGCCTGCTCGCGGCGTTCGCCCTCACCACCGTCGGTGCGGTCGTGCTGGCCGGCTGCTCCGGAGGATCGGAGCCCGAGGCCGAGGAGTCGACGGGGCCCGTCACCCTGACGCTCACCACCAACTCCATCACGGGAGGCAAGAACGCCGCCGAGGCCGACTGGATCGCGGACTGGGTCGTCCCCGAGTTCGAGAAGGCCATGGAGGAGGACGGCAAGGACGTCACCGTCGAGTTCCAGCCGCAGGGCGTCGACGACGAGGACTACAAGACGAAGATCGCCCTCGACCTGCAGTCCGGCAAGGGCGCCGACATCATCGGCATGGACGGCATCTGGGTCGGCGAGTTCGCCGAGGCCGGCTACATCAAGCCGCTCGCCGAGGTCGGCGGCGACGCCGTGGACGACTGGGACGGCTGGGGACAGATCCCCGACGCCGTGCAGAGCGCGCTGTCGTTCGACGGCGACCGCTACGGGGTGCCCCAGGGCGCGGACGGCCGGGTGCTCTACTACAACAAGGACCTGTTCGCGCAGGCCGGCCTCGACGAGGACTGGGCGCCGGAGAGCTGGGACGACATCCTCGATGCCGCGAAGGACCTCAAGAAGATCGACGGCGTGACCCCGATCCAGCTCAACGCCGGTACCGCGATGGGCGAGGCCACGACCATGCAGGGCCTGCTCCCGATGCTCGTCGGCACCGGCGAGCAGGTGTACGAGGACGGCAAGTGGATCGGCGCCACCGACGGCATGCAGGAGGTGCTCGACCTCTACAAGACGATCTACGTCGATGAGGGCCTGGGCGACCCCGTGCTGCAGCAGGAGGCCTCCGGCCGCGACACGTCGTTCCAGCTGTTCGCCGAGGGCAAGATCGGCATCCTCCTGGAGGGCGACTACTTCTGGCGCTCCGTGATCAACCCCGCGGAGGGTGTGGGCACCGCGCCCATGGCCAACCGCGACGAGGTCGTCGGCTACGCCAAGATCCCCGCGGTCGAGCCCGGCGAGGGCATCAAGGGCCAGGACTTCGTGTCGATGTCGGGCGGCACCGGCCGCGTGCTCAACCCGAACTCGAAGCACGCCGAGCTGGCGTGGGAGCTGCTCGCGTTCATGAACTCGCCCGAGGCGTACGAGGCCCGTGCCGCCGGCACGCTCGCGATCTCGCCGCGTGACGACGTGAACGAGAAGCTGCTGTCGTCCGACCCGATGCTGACGTTCGTGAGCCAGGAGGTGCTGCCGATCACGGCGTACCGCCCCGGTCTCGCCGCGTACCCGCAGGTGTCGGTGCTGCTGCAGCAGGCCACGCTCGACGTCGCCACCGGAACCTCGGTCGACGATGCGCTGAAGACCTACGTCCGTGGTCTCGAAGGCGTCGTGGGACCGGACGCGATCTCCGAGTGA
- a CDS encoding Gfo/Idh/MocA family protein produces the protein MSAAVTRVAVIGLGAISQSVHLPLLRRNAEAFAIAALVDLSAARTADMGARYGVPSARRFTSVDELVAATAAGDLDVDAAILATTGSHAGDTLRLVRAGIRVLAEKPLAYSLAELDELTAYGREAGLDLRDWVRVGYMKEYDTASLRAKELLADVTLRAIDVQVMHPLDGSQLAYARLAAPTGDVPRDTIEPLLAATAAIVDGAVGSDLPVDLRTLYTNVVLGSIVHDVGLLRSLVGGLGEVAFAQHWGPKMPGSVHVRGTLARDETPWTVDWHYIDGYPDYQETVAFHHEAGSIELVFGVPYVTNLPTILRVTESHPELGIRVSESRWMQQEAFENELYALAALVRGERPDGASVEESVADVRVGQRIIRALAVSKGHALDPSAEAAQ, from the coding sequence ATGAGCGCCGCCGTCACCCGCGTCGCCGTGATCGGACTCGGCGCGATCAGCCAGAGCGTGCACCTGCCGCTGCTGCGCCGCAACGCCGAGGCCTTCGCGATCGCCGCGCTCGTCGACCTGTCCGCCGCGCGCACCGCCGACATGGGCGCCCGCTACGGCGTGCCGTCCGCCCGGCGGTTCACCTCGGTCGACGAGCTCGTGGCCGCGACGGCCGCCGGCGACCTCGACGTGGACGCCGCCATCCTCGCCACCACCGGCTCGCACGCGGGAGACACCCTGCGGCTCGTGCGGGCGGGCATCCGGGTGCTCGCCGAGAAGCCGCTCGCCTACTCGCTCGCCGAGCTGGACGAGCTCACGGCGTACGGGCGCGAGGCCGGCCTCGACCTGCGCGACTGGGTGCGCGTCGGCTACATGAAGGAGTACGACACCGCGTCGCTGCGCGCGAAGGAACTGCTCGCCGACGTGACCCTGCGCGCGATCGACGTGCAGGTCATGCACCCGCTCGACGGCTCGCAGCTCGCCTACGCGCGGCTCGCCGCTCCCACGGGCGACGTGCCCCGCGACACCATCGAGCCCCTGCTCGCCGCCACAGCCGCCATCGTCGACGGTGCCGTCGGGTCAGACCTCCCCGTCGACCTCCGCACGCTGTACACCAACGTCGTGCTCGGCTCGATCGTGCACGACGTGGGGCTGCTCCGGTCGCTCGTCGGTGGTCTCGGCGAGGTCGCGTTCGCGCAGCACTGGGGCCCGAAGATGCCGGGCTCCGTGCACGTGCGCGGCACCCTCGCCCGCGACGAGACGCCGTGGACCGTCGACTGGCACTACATCGACGGCTACCCCGACTACCAGGAGACCGTCGCGTTCCACCACGAGGCCGGATCGATCGAGCTCGTGTTCGGCGTGCCCTACGTGACGAACCTCCCCACCATCCTCCGCGTGACCGAGAGTCACCCGGAGCTCGGCATCCGCGTGAGCGAATCGCGGTGGATGCAACAGGAAGCATTCGAGAACGAGCTGTACGCGCTCGCGGCCCTGGTCCGCGGCGAACGCCCCGACGGGGCGAGCGTCGAGGAGTCGGTCGCCGACGTGCGCGTCGGGCAGCGGATCATCCGCGCGCTCGCGGTCTCGAAGGGCCACGCGCTCGACCCGAGCGCCGAAGCCGCGCAGTAG
- a CDS encoding sugar phosphate isomerase/epimerase family protein, whose product MIRIANAPVSYGVFELARPDLVALPDGEQLARWISEAGYQGIDLGPVGLLGQGAELDERLSRHGLDLAGGWVDLPFAGEDEEFAAALAGLDRTLDVFVTAADRGQDLAPLPTLADSGSPARKARPGGAPELTLRGAAWDRFADRVNRAAARVRDRGLEPTFHHHACTHVETPEEIDALLASTDVDLTFDSGHLLIGGGDPLPDYRRWRERINHLHLKDARTALLHDALAADDPMRSVWEKRVFVPLGEGDLAVDALLDEIVASGYSGWLIVEQDVVPRSTADVERAVAEQAANREALRRWFA is encoded by the coding sequence GTGATCCGCATCGCGAACGCGCCGGTGAGCTACGGAGTCTTCGAACTCGCTCGACCGGACCTCGTGGCCCTCCCCGACGGGGAGCAGCTCGCCCGCTGGATCAGCGAAGCCGGATACCAGGGCATCGACCTGGGCCCCGTCGGTCTCCTCGGCCAGGGCGCCGAGCTCGACGAGCGCCTCTCCCGCCACGGCCTCGACCTCGCCGGCGGCTGGGTCGACCTGCCGTTCGCGGGCGAGGACGAGGAGTTCGCCGCCGCGCTGGCCGGCCTCGACCGCACGCTCGACGTGTTCGTCACCGCCGCCGACCGCGGCCAGGACCTCGCACCGCTGCCCACCCTCGCCGACTCCGGCAGCCCCGCCCGCAAGGCCCGCCCGGGCGGCGCCCCCGAGCTCACGCTCCGCGGTGCCGCGTGGGACCGGTTCGCCGACCGGGTGAACCGCGCCGCCGCGCGCGTGCGCGACCGGGGCCTCGAGCCCACCTTCCACCACCACGCGTGCACGCACGTCGAGACGCCGGAGGAGATCGACGCGCTGCTCGCCTCCACCGACGTCGACCTCACGTTCGACTCCGGTCACCTGCTGATCGGCGGCGGCGACCCCCTGCCCGACTACCGGCGCTGGCGCGAGCGGATCAACCACCTGCACCTGAAGGACGCCCGCACCGCCCTGCTGCACGACGCCCTGGCCGCCGACGACCCCATGCGCTCGGTGTGGGAGAAGCGCGTGTTCGTACCCCTCGGGGAGGGCGACCTCGCCGTCGACGCCCTGCTCGACGAGATCGTCGCGAGCGGGTACTCCGGATGGCTGATCGTCGAGCAGGACGTGGTGCCGCGCTCGACCGCCGACGTGGAGCGCGCCGTGGCCGAGCAGGCCGCCAACCGCGAGGCCCTGCGGCGGTGGTTCGCATGA
- a CDS encoding MgtC/SapB family protein, translating to MSFGWDPHLLVELGLLGLAFVLSLAVGVERSRKQKNAGLRTHVLVGLGSAIFTLISAYGFEGVLGPEVAVDPSRIAAQVVSGIGFLGAGVIFVRNNAVSGLTSAATIWVVAAIGMACGANMPLLAIAGTGLHLLTVGPLSRLRDRVRPEPERLRVTLQYEADRGALREVLAAAERRGLPATLLGAARIHGEADMRATLEFAEAEPGSRSELIDAIARLDGVRSVVVQGFSEDD from the coding sequence GTGAGCTTCGGGTGGGATCCCCACCTGCTCGTCGAGCTCGGGCTCCTCGGGCTGGCGTTCGTGCTCTCGCTGGCCGTGGGCGTCGAGCGCTCCCGCAAGCAGAAGAACGCCGGGCTGCGCACGCACGTGCTGGTGGGCCTGGGCTCGGCCATCTTCACCCTCATCTCGGCCTACGGCTTCGAGGGCGTGCTCGGGCCGGAGGTGGCCGTCGATCCCTCGCGCATCGCGGCGCAGGTGGTGTCGGGGATCGGGTTCCTCGGCGCCGGCGTGATCTTCGTGCGCAACAACGCCGTGTCCGGGCTCACCTCGGCCGCGACCATCTGGGTGGTCGCGGCGATCGGCATGGCCTGCGGGGCGAACATGCCCCTGCTCGCGATCGCGGGCACGGGTCTTCATCTCCTCACGGTCGGCCCGCTGTCGCGGCTGCGCGACCGCGTGCGCCCCGAGCCCGAGCGCCTGCGCGTGACCCTGCAGTACGAGGCCGACCGCGGCGCGCTGCGCGAGGTGCTGGCGGCGGCCGAGCGGCGGGGGCTGCCAGCCACACTGCTCGGTGCTGCGCGCATCCACGGTGAGGCGGACATGCGGGCGACGCTCGAGTTCGCGGAGGCCGAGCCGGGGTCGCGCTCCGAGCTGATCGACGCGATCGCCCGCCTCGACGGGGTGCGCTCGGTCGTGGTGCAGGGCTTCTCCGAGGACGATTGA
- a CDS encoding GntR family transcriptional regulator: MADVVTPWPHELFADIDRTGPVPLYFQVSTRLQSAIQSGAIPAGARLENEVSIAEQLGLSRPTIRRAIQELVDKGLLVRRRGIGTQVVQGSVTRQVELTSLYEDLQSANHEPGTQVLTHEIIPATDEVALALGLEPGTEVLHLRRRRSTDGVAVAVLENYLPRELADISTEQLESRGLYQVLRARGVAIRIAKQKIGARRAEDDEPELLEIEAGGPVLTMERISFDQSGAAIEFGHHCYRPDLYSFETTLVAK, from the coding sequence ATGGCCGATGTCGTCACCCCCTGGCCCCACGAGCTCTTCGCGGACATCGACCGCACGGGGCCCGTCCCGCTCTACTTCCAGGTGTCCACACGACTCCAGAGCGCGATCCAGTCCGGCGCGATCCCCGCGGGCGCCCGCCTGGAGAACGAGGTCTCGATCGCGGAGCAGCTCGGACTCTCCCGCCCCACGATCCGCCGCGCCATCCAGGAGCTCGTCGACAAGGGCCTGCTCGTGCGCCGCCGCGGCATCGGCACCCAGGTGGTGCAGGGCTCGGTCACGCGGCAGGTCGAGCTGACCAGCCTGTACGAAGACCTGCAGAGCGCGAACCACGAGCCGGGCACGCAGGTGCTGACCCACGAGATCATCCCCGCGACCGACGAGGTGGCCCTCGCGCTCGGGCTCGAGCCGGGCACCGAGGTGCTGCATCTGCGCCGCAGACGAAGCACCGACGGCGTCGCGGTCGCGGTGCTCGAGAACTACCTCCCTCGCGAGCTGGCCGACATCTCGACCGAGCAGCTGGAGTCGCGCGGCCTCTATCAGGTGCTCCGCGCCCGGGGCGTCGCGATCCGCATCGCGAAGCAGAAGATCGGCGCCCGCCGCGCGGAAGACGACGAGCCGGAGCTGCTGGAGATCGAGGCGGGCGGCCCCGTGCTCACAATGGAGCGCATCTCGTTCGACCAGTCCGGCGCCGCGATCGAGTTCGGCCACCACTGCTACCGCCCCGACCTCTACAGCTTCGAGACGACGCTCGTCGCCAAGTAG
- a CDS encoding bifunctional 4-hydroxy-2-oxoglutarate aldolase/2-dehydro-3-deoxy-phosphogluconate aldolase, with amino-acid sequence MSDRLARARTTGVLAVLRAPSPELALEASEAIIRGGVTGIEVTYSTPDAPAVIRELIARHGDAAYIGAGTVTTPAQAAQAADAGAEFLVSPGTLPALTRAMLDTGRVVMTGALTPTEVMGALELGVDVVKIFPASLGGAAYLGALRGPFPDAPLMPTGGVKPDNLADWYAAGAVAVGAGGDLANGASIAASDWADLEQRAARFAAALASVRS; translated from the coding sequence ATGTCCGACCGTCTCGCCCGCGCCCGCACCACCGGCGTCCTCGCCGTCCTCCGCGCCCCCTCGCCCGAACTCGCCCTGGAGGCCTCGGAGGCGATCATCCGGGGTGGAGTGACCGGCATCGAGGTCACCTACTCCACGCCCGACGCCCCGGCCGTGATCCGCGAGCTGATCGCCCGCCACGGTGACGCCGCCTACATCGGCGCCGGAACCGTGACGACCCCCGCGCAGGCCGCGCAGGCCGCCGACGCCGGGGCCGAGTTCCTGGTGAGCCCCGGCACGCTCCCGGCCCTCACCCGCGCGATGCTCGACACCGGCCGCGTCGTGATGACCGGCGCCCTCACGCCCACCGAGGTCATGGGCGCGCTCGAGCTCGGTGTCGACGTCGTGAAGATCTTCCCCGCCTCGCTCGGCGGCGCGGCCTACCTCGGCGCTCTCCGCGGCCCGTTCCCCGACGCCCCGCTCATGCCCACCGGCGGCGTCAAGCCCGACAACCTCGCCGACTGGTACGCCGCGGGCGCGGTCGCGGTGGGCGCCGGCGGCGACCTCGCCAACGGCGCCTCGATCGCGGCGTCCGACTGGGCCGACCTGGAGCAGCGCGCCGCCCGGTTCGCCGCCGCGCTCGCCTCCGTGCGGAGCTGA